One region of Mycolicibacterium insubricum genomic DNA includes:
- the lipB gene encoding lipoyl(octanoyl) transferase LipB, with the protein MTPSIRSSTAPVDVRNLGLIDYTAAWDLQRELADARVAGGPDTLLLLQHPPVYTAGRRTEAHERPFDGTPVIDTDRGGKITWHGPGQLVGYPIIGLTEPLDVVNFVRRLEESLIEVCATFGLDAGRVDGRSGVWLPDDGLRRTRKIGAIGIRVARGVTLHGFALNCDCDLSAFGGIIPCGIADAGVTSLTAELGRRVSVDDVRAQVADAVCRALDGELPVAEHNLTEASRVASQP; encoded by the coding sequence ATGACGCCTTCCATCCGGTCCTCGACCGCCCCGGTCGACGTCCGCAACCTGGGGCTGATCGACTACACCGCGGCCTGGGATCTGCAGCGGGAGTTGGCCGACGCCCGGGTGGCCGGCGGCCCGGACACCCTGCTGCTGCTGCAACATCCGCCGGTGTACACCGCGGGACGGCGCACCGAGGCCCATGAACGGCCGTTCGACGGCACACCCGTCATCGACACCGACCGCGGCGGCAAGATCACTTGGCATGGGCCCGGGCAGTTGGTGGGCTATCCGATCATCGGCCTCACCGAACCCCTGGATGTGGTGAATTTCGTTCGGCGCCTTGAGGAATCGTTGATCGAGGTGTGTGCGACATTCGGCCTGGACGCCGGGCGGGTGGACGGGCGGTCCGGGGTGTGGCTGCCCGACGACGGCCTGCGCCGCACGCGCAAGATCGGGGCGATCGGGATCCGCGTTGCCCGCGGCGTCACCCTGCACGGGTTCGCGCTGAACTGCGACTGCGATCTGAGCGCCTTCGGCGGCATCATCCCGTGCGGCATCGCCGACGCCGGTGTCACCTCGCTGACCGCCGAGCTGGGCCGACGGGTGAGCGTCGACGACGTGCGCGCGCAGGTCGCCGACGCGGTGTGCCGGGCCCTGGACGGAGAGCTGCCCGTCGCCGAGCACAACCTGACCGAGGCCAGCCGCGTAGCATCACAGCCGTGA
- a CDS encoding ABC transporter ATP-binding protein, with translation MTDNTPVIVSLDHLTKSFPGPSGEQLLVLDDINLDLREGEIVALLGRSGSGKSTLLRTIAGLIAPSSGMVGYRGRELNGANPGTAMVFQTFALMPWLTVQDNVELGLAARGVPPAQRRTRALAAIDTIGLDGFESAYPKELSGGMRQRVGFARALVLEPDLLLMDEPFSALDVLTAENLRNELMQLWSGNEFPTKAICLVTHNIEEAVLLADRVIVLGANPGRIRAELTVGLDRPRDRRAAGFEAVVDKLYALLTGAAGSAPAPAPAAASATGRPLPEASVGGLAGLVQIAHAAGGHLDLPDIAAELNFELDDLLPLVDAAELLGFITVSAGRISVTPVGVEFTTADIRRSKQIFAAQARERAPLVRTVCRALGASADGTLRAGFFLDVLRRGFGPEDARRQLDTAVDWGRYGELYDYDAETEQITADPAAGIYPRTA, from the coding sequence ATGACCGACAACACTCCGGTGATCGTCTCGCTCGATCACCTCACCAAGAGCTTCCCCGGACCGTCGGGCGAGCAGCTGCTGGTGCTCGACGACATCAACCTCGACCTGCGCGAGGGGGAGATCGTCGCGCTGCTGGGCCGGTCCGGCTCCGGCAAATCCACCCTGCTGCGTACCATCGCCGGACTGATCGCACCGAGTTCCGGGATGGTCGGCTACCGCGGCCGGGAGCTCAACGGCGCCAACCCGGGCACCGCGATGGTGTTTCAGACCTTCGCCCTGATGCCGTGGCTGACCGTGCAGGACAACGTCGAACTCGGGTTGGCCGCCCGCGGGGTGCCACCCGCCCAACGCCGGACCCGGGCGCTGGCCGCCATCGACACCATCGGCCTGGACGGCTTCGAATCCGCCTATCCCAAGGAGCTTTCTGGCGGCATGCGCCAGCGCGTCGGATTCGCCCGCGCCCTGGTGCTCGAACCGGATCTGCTGCTGATGGACGAGCCGTTCTCGGCGCTGGACGTGCTGACCGCGGAGAACCTGCGCAACGAACTGATGCAGCTGTGGTCGGGGAACGAGTTCCCCACCAAGGCCATCTGCCTGGTCACCCACAACATCGAAGAGGCCGTGCTGCTGGCCGACCGGGTGATCGTGCTCGGCGCCAACCCCGGCCGCATCCGCGCCGAGCTGACCGTCGGCCTGGACCGGCCGCGGGACCGGCGCGCCGCCGGGTTCGAAGCCGTCGTCGACAAGCTGTACGCGCTGCTGACCGGCGCCGCCGGGTCCGCACCGGCGCCCGCGCCCGCCGCGGCGAGCGCCACCGGCCGGCCGCTGCCGGAGGCCTCGGTGGGCGGGCTGGCCGGCCTGGTGCAGATCGCCCACGCCGCCGGCGGACACCTCGATCTGCCCGATATCGCAGCCGAGCTCAACTTCGAACTCGACGATCTGCTGCCGCTGGTCGACGCCGCGGAGCTGCTCGGGTTCATTACCGTCAGCGCCGGCCGCATCTCGGTGACACCGGTCGGCGTGGAGTTCACCACGGCCGACATCCGGCGCAGCAAGCAGATTTTCGCGGCGCAGGCCCGCGAGCGCGCGCCGCTGGTCCGGACCGTCTGCCGGGCCCTGGGCGCCTCCGCCGACGGGACCCTGCGGGCCGGGTTCTTCCTGGACGTGCTGCGCCGCGGCTTCGGACCCGAGGACGCGCGCCGGCAACTCGACACCGCCGTCGACTGGGGCCGCTACGGCGAGCTGTATGACTACGACGCCGAAACCGAGCAGATCACCGCGGACCCGGCCGCCGGGATCTACCCGCGGACCGCGTAG
- a CDS encoding ABC transporter permease, which yields MVSLASVPARAAARPIRSRTADAAVFVGTAALVWLLVRVGSGASVPWTVDTAPPSASTDPANLPYYAARSLLRMFIALGVSIVFTFVYATAAARSRRAEKVLVPALDVLQSVPILGFLSITVTGFIALFPGSQLGLECASVFAIFTSQAWNMTFAFYYSLKSQPRDLDEASRLLRLSRWQRFWRVDLPGGMIPLVWNGMMSFGGGWFFLTASEALSVNGHQFALPGIGAYVAAAGDNGELGRVGLAILVMIALVIAVNVAFWRPLTAWAERFRVEESESAEAPRSLTLEVLRRSRLPRLVGRPLGHLVYPLDRVMAVFGVADHPLRTPVARRRLGDVVFAAAVAAIIGYGAYRAVRFIHDGVGFAEVGHAGLLGLATFARVAVVVVVSTLIWVPVGVWIGMNPRVSRLAQPVVQVLASFPANFLFPLVTAALIATGVSLDIGGIVLMALGSQWYILFNVIAGASAIPNDLREAAANLGLPTALKWRRLILPAIFAGYVTGGITAAGGAWNASIVAEVVTYRGQTLTATGLGSYITAATADGDWGRILVGVMVMSMFVVGTNRTLWRRLYVLAERRYSPA from the coding sequence ATGGTTTCGCTTGCCTCCGTTCCCGCCCGGGCTGCCGCCCGGCCCATCCGCAGCCGCACCGCCGACGCCGCCGTCTTCGTCGGCACCGCCGCGCTGGTCTGGCTGCTCGTCCGGGTGGGCTCCGGTGCGAGCGTGCCGTGGACCGTCGACACCGCGCCGCCGTCGGCGTCCACCGACCCGGCGAATCTGCCCTACTACGCGGCCCGTTCGCTGCTGCGGATGTTCATCGCGCTCGGCGTCTCGATCGTGTTCACCTTCGTCTACGCCACCGCGGCCGCCCGCTCGCGCCGCGCCGAGAAGGTCCTCGTCCCGGCGCTGGACGTCCTGCAGTCGGTGCCGATCCTGGGCTTCCTGTCGATCACCGTCACCGGGTTCATCGCGCTGTTCCCGGGCTCGCAGCTCGGCCTGGAATGCGCGTCGGTCTTCGCGATCTTCACCTCGCAGGCGTGGAACATGACGTTCGCGTTCTACTACTCGCTGAAGTCGCAGCCGCGCGACCTCGACGAGGCGTCCCGGTTGCTGCGGCTGTCGCGCTGGCAACGGTTCTGGCGGGTCGACCTGCCCGGCGGGATGATCCCGCTGGTCTGGAACGGCATGATGAGCTTCGGCGGCGGCTGGTTCTTCCTGACCGCCTCGGAGGCACTCAGCGTCAACGGGCACCAATTCGCGCTGCCCGGCATCGGCGCCTATGTCGCGGCCGCCGGCGACAATGGGGAACTGGGCCGGGTGGGGCTGGCGATCCTGGTGATGATCGCGCTGGTCATCGCGGTCAACGTGGCATTCTGGCGGCCGCTGACGGCCTGGGCCGAACGGTTCCGGGTGGAGGAGTCCGAATCCGCGGAGGCACCGCGCAGCCTCACCCTCGAGGTGCTGCGCCGGTCCCGGCTCCCGCGTCTGGTCGGCCGACCGCTCGGGCACCTGGTGTACCCGCTGGACCGGGTGATGGCGGTCTTCGGTGTGGCCGACCACCCGCTGCGCACTCCCGTGGCGCGCCGCCGACTCGGCGATGTCGTGTTCGCCGCGGCCGTGGCCGCCATCATCGGCTACGGCGCCTACCGTGCGGTGAGGTTCATCCACGACGGCGTGGGGTTCGCCGAAGTCGGCCACGCCGGGCTGCTCGGCCTGGCCACCTTCGCGCGGGTCGCCGTCGTCGTGGTGGTGTCCACGCTGATCTGGGTGCCGGTCGGGGTGTGGATCGGGATGAACCCGCGGGTATCCCGGCTGGCCCAGCCGGTGGTCCAGGTGCTGGCCTCGTTCCCGGCGAACTTCCTGTTCCCGCTGGTGACCGCCGCCCTGATCGCCACCGGCGTCAGCCTCGACATCGGCGGCATCGTGCTGATGGCGCTCGGCTCGCAGTGGTACATCCTGTTCAACGTCATCGCCGGTGCCAGCGCCATCCCCAATGACCTGCGCGAGGCCGCCGCCAACCTGGGGCTGCCGACCGCGCTGAAATGGCGCCGGCTGATCCTGCCCGCGATCTTCGCCGGCTACGTCACCGGCGGCATCACCGCGGCCGGCGGCGCCTGGAACGCGTCCATCGTCGCCGAGGTGGTCACCTACCGCGGCCAGACGCTGACCGCCACCGGCCTGGGCTCCTACATCACCGCCGCCACCGCCGACGGCGACTGGGGCCGAATCCTGGTCGGCGTCATGGTGATGAGCATGTTCGTCGTCGGCACCAACCGCACCCTCTGGCGGCGCCTCTACGTGCTCGCCGAACGCCGCTACTCGCCGGCCTGA
- a CDS encoding RDD family protein, which yields MSRPYGDWLSGAELPEPGTGRGDYPGQRMGLPPSGPGSLAGMGRRLAALLVDWLIAYGLAGLLMALGIYPIQWLSTAVLVIWLILGVISVRLYGFTPGQLALGLRVASVDNRLHVGIGRALVRGVLVGLVVPALFTDSDGRGVQDRVTATAVVRR from the coding sequence ATGAGCCGACCATATGGGGACTGGTTGTCCGGGGCGGAACTGCCCGAACCCGGCACCGGCCGGGGCGACTATCCCGGACAGCGCATGGGCCTGCCGCCCAGCGGGCCGGGATCGCTGGCCGGGATGGGCCGACGGCTGGCCGCGCTGCTGGTCGACTGGCTGATCGCCTACGGGCTGGCCGGACTGCTGATGGCGCTCGGAATCTACCCGATCCAGTGGTTGTCGACCGCGGTGCTGGTGATCTGGCTGATCCTGGGTGTGATCTCGGTACGGCTGTACGGATTCACCCCCGGCCAGCTGGCCCTGGGGCTGCGGGTGGCCTCGGTGGACAACCGGTTGCACGTCGGGATCGGCCGTGCGCTGGTGCGTGGCGTGCTGGTGGGTCTGGTGGTGCCGGCGTTGTTCACCGACTCCGACGGCCGCGGCGTCCAGGACCGGGTCACCGCGACGGCCGTGGTCCGCCGGTAG
- a CDS encoding TIGR01777 family oxidoreductase, protein MAPDRSVVAIAGSSGLIGSALAVALRDAGRPVLRLVRRPPAGPDQRYWNPDTGELDPGVLDGVAAVVNLCGAPVAGRRWSGAYQQQLRNSRIIPTDVLATAVARAGVPVLVNGSAIGFYGDTGSRAVDETACAGAGFLSGLCVDWEAATAPAADAGARVVNIRTGHVLSATGGLLGALRPLFRLGLGARFGDGRQYLSWISLADTVAALQLIIDDPGISGPVNLTGPEPVTNAEFTTALGRALGRPTPLRVPGFAARALLGEFAEEGLLTGQRVLPAALAAAGFQFRHNTLGEALDYAVRG, encoded by the coding sequence ATGGCGCCCGACCGGTCCGTCGTCGCGATCGCCGGCTCGTCGGGCCTGATCGGTTCGGCGCTGGCGGTGGCGCTGCGCGACGCCGGCCGGCCGGTGCTCCGGCTCGTCCGGCGTCCCCCGGCCGGGCCGGACCAGCGGTACTGGAACCCCGACACCGGCGAGCTGGACCCCGGCGTCCTCGACGGCGTCGCGGCAGTGGTGAACCTGTGCGGTGCCCCGGTTGCCGGGCGGCGGTGGTCGGGGGCCTATCAGCAGCAGCTGCGCAACAGCCGCATCATCCCGACCGACGTGCTCGCGACGGCCGTCGCCCGAGCCGGCGTTCCCGTGCTGGTCAACGGCAGTGCGATCGGCTTCTACGGGGACACGGGATCCCGCGCGGTCGACGAAACCGCCTGCGCCGGTGCAGGATTCCTGTCCGGACTGTGTGTGGACTGGGAGGCCGCGACCGCCCCGGCCGCGGACGCCGGCGCCCGGGTGGTCAACATCCGCACCGGCCACGTGCTGTCGGCCACCGGCGGCCTGCTCGGGGCGCTGCGGCCGCTGTTCCGGCTCGGCCTGGGTGCCCGGTTCGGCGACGGGCGCCAGTACCTGTCCTGGATCAGCCTGGCGGACACCGTTGCGGCGCTGCAGCTGATCATCGACGACCCGGGGATATCCGGGCCGGTGAATCTGACCGGGCCCGAACCGGTCACCAATGCCGAGTTCACCACCGCACTGGGCCGGGCGCTGGGCCGGCCGACACCGCTGCGGGTGCCGGGTTTCGCCGCCCGGGCGCTGCTGGGCGAGTTCGCCGAGGAGGGTCTGCTGACCGGCCAGCGGGTGTTGCCCGCGGCGCTGGCCGCCGCCGGATTCCAGTTCCGGCACAACACCCTCGGCGAGGCCCTGGACTACGCGGTCCGCGGGTAG
- a CDS encoding DUF5313 domain-containing protein, protein MAATTPNPWQRITYAYGRRLPDSMRDWVRQDLTGPGAVRRHLIRMAIPSALVLAPVWLLPAPVSILLQMTGPLFFWAVVMAMALNKPWRRHRLAQHGLPMELIEAKKSKRAQRMHDNYIEKYGPRPEEARWQANSSPF, encoded by the coding sequence GTGGCTGCGACAACACCGAACCCCTGGCAACGCATCACCTACGCCTACGGTCGCCGGCTGCCCGACTCGATGAGGGATTGGGTGCGCCAGGACCTCACCGGCCCGGGCGCGGTCCGCCGTCACCTCATCCGGATGGCGATTCCGTCGGCGCTGGTGCTGGCTCCGGTGTGGTTGCTGCCGGCCCCGGTGTCGATCCTGCTCCAGATGACGGGACCGCTGTTCTTCTGGGCGGTGGTGATGGCGATGGCGCTGAACAAGCCGTGGCGGCGCCACCGGCTGGCTCAGCACGGCCTGCCGATGGAGCTGATCGAGGCCAAGAAGTCCAAGCGCGCCCAACGGATGCACGACAACTACATCGAGAAGTATGGGCCGCGCCCCGAAGAGGCGCGCTGGCAGGCCAACAGCAGCCCGTTCTGA
- a CDS encoding acyl-CoA dehydrogenase family protein, with protein MVTKYIPSWYDDEVSALYELALGFFEREVVGQHEKWDAQRHIDRSVWLEAGKLGLLLCSVPAEYGGGGGTFAHDLAVLEAQGYAGDLSLGVGVHSGIVAHYVLAYGSEEQKRYWLPLMASGEVLGAIGMTEPGAGSDLKAIRATAIREDDQYVINGSKTFITNGGSADMIVLAVKTDPKAGARGVSLLIVDLRDCPGYQVTRVLDKVGIHGGDTAELAFTDVRVPVSALLGPEEGKGFGQLMAQLRQERLTIAASGVAGMERAVDDTVAYTKSREAFGHSIFEFQNTAFELAECKTIARTGRIFYDHCVQSHLRGELSDTDAAMAKYWLTDRKCEVIDRCVQLYGGYGYMREYLIARMYEDARVERIYGGANEVMKQIIARSL; from the coding sequence ATGGTGACGAAGTACATCCCCTCCTGGTACGACGACGAGGTCAGCGCCCTCTACGAGCTGGCGCTGGGCTTCTTCGAGCGCGAGGTCGTCGGGCAGCACGAGAAGTGGGACGCCCAGCGTCACATCGACCGCAGCGTGTGGCTGGAGGCCGGCAAGCTGGGTCTGCTGCTGTGCTCGGTGCCCGCCGAGTACGGCGGCGGCGGTGGCACCTTCGCCCACGACCTGGCCGTGCTGGAGGCCCAGGGCTACGCCGGGGACCTGTCGCTCGGGGTGGGCGTGCACAGCGGGATCGTCGCGCACTACGTCCTGGCCTACGGCTCCGAGGAGCAGAAGCGCTACTGGCTGCCGCTGATGGCCAGCGGTGAGGTGCTCGGCGCGATCGGTATGACCGAGCCCGGCGCCGGTTCCGACCTGAAGGCCATCCGCGCCACCGCCATCCGCGAGGACGACCAGTATGTGATCAACGGCTCCAAGACCTTCATCACCAACGGTGGTTCGGCCGACATGATCGTGCTCGCGGTCAAGACCGACCCGAAGGCCGGCGCGCGCGGTGTGTCGCTGCTGATCGTCGACCTGCGCGATTGCCCCGGCTACCAGGTGACCCGTGTGCTGGACAAGGTCGGTATCCACGGCGGTGACACCGCCGAGTTGGCGTTCACCGATGTGCGGGTACCGGTCAGCGCACTGCTGGGCCCCGAGGAGGGTAAGGGCTTCGGCCAGCTGATGGCCCAGCTGCGCCAGGAGCGGCTCACCATCGCCGCCTCCGGAGTGGCCGGCATGGAGCGCGCCGTCGACGACACCGTGGCCTACACCAAGTCTCGGGAAGCGTTCGGGCACAGCATCTTCGAGTTCCAGAACACCGCGTTCGAGCTGGCCGAGTGCAAGACCATCGCGCGGACCGGGCGGATCTTCTACGACCACTGCGTCCAATCCCATTTGCGCGGCGAGCTTTCCGACACCGACGCCGCGATGGCCAAGTACTGGCTGACCGACCGCAAATGCGAGGTCATCGACCGGTGCGTGCAGCTCTACGGCGGCTACGGCTACATGCGCGAGTACCTGATCGCGCGGATGTACGAGGATGCCCGGGTGGAGCGCATCTACGGCGGCGCCAACGAGGTGATGAAGCAGATCATCGCCCGCTCGCTGTAG
- a CDS encoding DUF4191 domain-containing protein — translation MAKPRNAAETKAAKAEARKAAKAASKARRQQLWQAFNIQRKEDRRLIPYMVLAFVLVAGASVAIAVLTGTGPISTTLFCVFGVVLGALVAFIIFGRRAQKSVYAKAEGQTGAAAWALDNLRGKWRVTPGVAATGHFDAVHRVIGKPGVIFVAEGDPGRVKSLLAQEKKRTARLVGEVPIYDIIVGNDEGQVPLAKLERHLNRLPANISVAKIDTIESRLTALSTKGGPGAIPKGPMPGGAKMKGVQRRVQRR, via the coding sequence ATGGCAAAACCCCGTAACGCTGCCGAGACGAAGGCGGCCAAGGCCGAGGCCCGCAAGGCCGCCAAGGCGGCGTCCAAGGCGCGCCGCCAGCAGCTGTGGCAGGCGTTCAACATCCAGCGCAAGGAAGATCGTCGGCTCATCCCGTACATGGTGCTGGCGTTCGTCCTGGTGGCCGGCGCCTCGGTGGCGATCGCGGTGCTCACCGGGACCGGGCCGATCAGCACCACGCTGTTCTGCGTCTTCGGGGTCGTGCTGGGTGCCCTGGTTGCGTTCATCATCTTCGGGCGCCGTGCGCAGAAGTCGGTGTACGCCAAGGCCGAGGGCCAGACCGGGGCGGCCGCCTGGGCGCTGGACAATCTGCGCGGCAAGTGGCGGGTGACCCCAGGGGTGGCCGCGACCGGGCATTTCGACGCCGTGCACCGGGTGATCGGCAAGCCCGGGGTGATCTTCGTCGCCGAGGGTGACCCGGGACGGGTGAAATCGCTGCTGGCACAGGAGAAGAAGCGCACCGCCCGGCTCGTCGGCGAGGTGCCGATCTACGACATCATCGTCGGCAACGACGAGGGCCAGGTTCCGCTGGCCAAGCTGGAGCGGCACCTGAATCGGTTGCCCGCCAACATCTCGGTCGCGAAGATCGACACCATCGAGTCCCGACTGACGGCGCTGAGCACCAAGGGCGGCCCGGGCGCGATTCCCAAGGGCCCGATGCCCGGTGGCGCCAAGATGAAGGGCGTGCAGCGGCGCGTGCAAAGGCGCTGA
- the dtd gene encoding D-aminoacyl-tRNA deacylase, with protein sequence MRVLLQRVTSAQVHVDGEVVGAISPATQGLVALVGVTHTDDAAVAAKLAEKLWRLRILDDERSAADIGAPILVISQFTLYANTAKGRRPAWNAAAPGPVAEPLVEAFAEALRGLGAEVATGVFGAHMHVELINDGPVTLLLESER encoded by the coding sequence GTGCGGGTTCTGCTGCAGCGCGTCACGTCCGCGCAGGTGCACGTCGACGGTGAGGTCGTCGGGGCCATTTCGCCCGCCACCCAGGGCCTGGTGGCTCTGGTGGGTGTCACCCACACCGACGACGCCGCGGTGGCCGCCAAGCTGGCCGAGAAGTTGTGGCGGCTGCGGATCCTCGACGACGAGCGCAGCGCCGCCGATATCGGCGCCCCGATCCTGGTGATCAGCCAGTTCACCCTGTATGCCAACACTGCCAAGGGCCGGCGACCGGCGTGGAACGCCGCCGCGCCCGGGCCGGTGGCCGAACCCCTGGTCGAGGCGTTCGCCGAGGCGCTGCGGGGGCTCGGCGCCGAGGTCGCCACCGGCGTGTTCGGCGCCCATATGCACGTCGAGCTGATCAACGACGGCCCCGTGACCCTGCTCCTCGAATCAGAAAGATAG
- the lipA gene encoding lipoyl synthase, whose product MSIDPGNRKLLRLEVRNAQTPIERKPSWIKTRAKMGPEYTELKSLVRREGLHTVCEEAGCPNIYECWEDREATFLIGGDQCTRRCDFCQIDTGKPAEFDRDEPRRVAESVATMGLRYATVTGVARDDLPDGGAWLYAETVRVIKELNPGTGVELLAPDFNGDEDLLREVFETRPEVFAHNVETVPRIFKRVRPAFRYQRSLDVLTAAREFGLVTKSNLILGLGETPEEVREALADLLDAGCDIVTITQYLRPSARHHPVERWVKPEEFVEHQRFAEELGYAGVLAGPLVRSSYRAGRLYAQVMASRAAAQTGAAASVPNAAAVS is encoded by the coding sequence GTGAGTATCGATCCCGGGAACCGCAAGCTGCTCCGGCTGGAGGTGCGCAACGCGCAGACCCCGATCGAACGCAAACCCTCGTGGATCAAGACCCGCGCCAAGATGGGCCCGGAGTACACCGAGCTGAAGTCCCTGGTGCGGCGGGAGGGCCTGCACACGGTGTGCGAGGAGGCCGGCTGCCCCAACATCTACGAGTGCTGGGAAGACCGCGAGGCCACCTTCCTGATCGGCGGCGACCAGTGCACCCGGCGCTGCGACTTCTGCCAGATCGACACCGGTAAGCCGGCCGAGTTCGACCGTGACGAGCCGCGCCGGGTGGCCGAGAGCGTGGCCACCATGGGGTTGCGCTACGCGACGGTGACCGGGGTCGCCCGTGATGATCTGCCCGACGGCGGTGCCTGGCTTTACGCCGAAACCGTGCGCGTCATCAAGGAGTTGAACCCGGGCACCGGGGTGGAGCTGCTGGCGCCGGACTTCAACGGTGACGAGGATCTGCTGCGCGAGGTCTTCGAGACCCGCCCGGAGGTGTTCGCGCACAACGTCGAGACGGTGCCGCGGATCTTCAAGCGGGTCCGCCCGGCGTTCCGCTATCAGCGCAGCCTCGACGTGCTGACCGCGGCGCGCGAGTTCGGTCTGGTGACCAAGTCGAACCTGATCCTCGGTCTGGGTGAGACCCCCGAGGAGGTCCGCGAGGCGCTGGCCGACCTGCTCGACGCCGGCTGCGACATCGTCACCATCACCCAGTACCTGCGACCCTCGGCCCGCCACCATCCCGTCGAGCGCTGGGTCAAGCCCGAGGAGTTCGTCGAGCATCAGCGCTTCGCCGAGGAACTCGGCTACGCCGGGGTGCTGGCCGGGCCCCTGGTCCGCTCGTCGTATCGAGCGGGCCGGCTGTACGCGCAGGTGATGGCCTCGCGCGCGGCGGCCCAAACCGGTGCCGCGGCGTCGGTGCCGAACGCCGCCGCCGTATCCTGA
- the glnA gene encoding type I glutamate--ammonia ligase — protein MAETTRDDVFKLIKDEGVEYVDIRFCDLPGVVQHFSIPAEAFDESVFEDGLAFDGSSVRGFQSIHESDMMLLPDPATAQIDPFRKAKTLNMMFFVHDPFTREAYSRDPRNVARKAENYLTSTGIADTCYFGAEAEFYIFDSVAFDSKINGTFYEIDSESGWWNTGQPTEPDGSPNLGYKVRPKGGYFPVAPYDHYVDLRDEMSTNLINAGFTLERGHHEVGTAGQAEINYKFNTMLHAADDVLLFKYIIKNTAWQNGKTVTFMPKPLFGDNGSGMHAHQSLWKDGKPLFHDEAGYAGLSDLARHYIGGILHHAPSLLAFTNPTVNSYKRLVPGYEAPINLVYSQRNRSACVRIPITGNNPKAKRLEFRCPDSSGNPYLAFAAMLMAGIDGIKNKIEPLAPVDKDLYELPPDEAANIPQAPTSLAAVIDKLEEDHEYLTEGGVFTEDLIETYIAYKRENEILPVQIRPHPYEFSLYYDC, from the coding sequence GTGGCCGAAACCACCCGCGACGACGTTTTCAAGCTGATCAAGGACGAGGGCGTCGAGTATGTCGACATCCGGTTCTGCGATCTGCCGGGCGTCGTCCAGCACTTCTCGATCCCCGCCGAGGCGTTCGACGAGAGCGTTTTCGAAGACGGCCTGGCGTTCGACGGATCGTCGGTCCGTGGCTTCCAGTCCATTCACGAGTCCGACATGATGCTGCTGCCGGATCCCGCCACCGCGCAGATCGACCCGTTCCGCAAGGCCAAGACGCTGAACATGATGTTCTTCGTCCACGACCCGTTCACCCGCGAGGCCTACTCGCGCGACCCCCGCAACGTCGCCCGCAAGGCGGAGAACTACCTGACCAGCACCGGGATCGCCGACACCTGTTACTTCGGTGCCGAGGCGGAGTTCTACATCTTCGACTCGGTCGCCTTCGATTCCAAGATCAACGGCACCTTCTACGAGATCGACTCCGAGTCGGGCTGGTGGAACACCGGCCAGCCGACCGAGCCGGACGGCTCCCCCAACCTCGGTTACAAGGTCCGCCCCAAGGGCGGGTACTTCCCCGTCGCACCGTATGACCACTACGTCGACCTGCGCGACGAGATGTCGACCAACCTGATCAACGCTGGATTCACCCTGGAGCGCGGCCACCACGAGGTCGGCACCGCCGGGCAGGCCGAGATCAATTACAAGTTCAACACCATGCTGCATGCGGCCGACGACGTGCTGCTGTTCAAGTACATCATCAAGAACACCGCGTGGCAGAACGGCAAGACCGTCACCTTCATGCCCAAGCCGCTGTTCGGCGACAACGGTTCGGGCATGCACGCCCACCAGTCGCTGTGGAAGGACGGCAAGCCGCTGTTCCACGACGAGGCCGGGTACGCGGGCCTGTCGGATCTGGCCCGGCACTACATCGGCGGCATCCTGCACCACGCCCCGTCGCTGCTGGCGTTCACCAACCCCACGGTGAACTCCTACAAGCGCCTGGTGCCCGGCTACGAGGCCCCGATCAACCTGGTGTACAGCCAGCGCAACCGGTCCGCCTGCGTGCGTATCCCGATCACCGGCAACAACCCGAAGGCCAAGCGCCTGGAGTTCCGTTGCCCGGACAGCTCGGGTAACCCGTACCTGGCCTTCGCAGCCATGCTGATGGCCGGTATCGACGGCATCAAGAACAAGATCGAGCCGCTGGCCCCGGTCGACAAGGACCTCTACGAGCTGCCGCCGGACGAGGCCGCCAACATCCCGCAGGCGCCCACCTCGCTGGCCGCGGTGATCGACAAGCTCGAAGAGGACCACGAATACCTCACCGAGGGTGGCGTGTTCACCGAGGACCTGATCGAGACCTACATCGCCTACAAGCGGGAGAACGAGATCCTGCCGGTGCAGATCCGTCCTCACCCGTACGAGTTCAGCCTGTACTACGACTGCTGA